One Dromiciops gliroides isolate mDroGli1 chromosome 3, mDroGli1.pri, whole genome shotgun sequence DNA segment encodes these proteins:
- the TNFRSF9 gene encoding tumor necrosis factor receptor superfamily member 9, translating into MVHSYDKLETMLTFAILSWVTLVQGSCSSCPAGTFWNGTDCGKNKNQACIPCPPNSFSSTAGEQRKCDICRKCEGIFITKRHCTPTSNTECDCTSGFHCSGAGCYRCQRNCKQGQEFIGNGCRDCSFGTFNDQTRGSCRHWTNCSLGGLVVLVNGTNKRDVVCGSIKTDATLNAVSVTVPIFLTRTDKNQQLVAFILALVMAAVFFGLFTMSWVYFAIRNKKKLPYILKQTFIKPVQTAQEEDACSCGFPEEEQGEREIIKFQSELHLELFLKDSK; encoded by the exons ATGGTACATAGCTATGATAAACTGGAGACGATGCTGACTTTTGCCATACTCTCCTGGGTAACTTTGGTTCAGGGTTCCTGCAGTAGCTGTCCAGCTG gGACTTTCTGGAATGGTACAGActgtggaaaaaacaaaaatcaggcTTGTATCCCATGCCCCCCAAATAGTTTCTCTAGTACAGCTGGTGAACAGAGGAAATGTGACATATGTAGGAAGTGTGAAG gtattttcATAACTAAGAGACATTGTACTCCAACAAGTAATACAGAGTGTGATTGTACGTCCGGGTTTCATTGTTCTGGAGCAGGATGTTATAGGTGTCAACGGAATTGCAAGCAAGGTCAAGAATTTATAGGAAATG GTTGTAGAGACTGTAGTTTTGGTACCTTTAATGATCAGACACGAGGGAGCTGCAGACACTGGACAAA CTGCTCTTTGGGTGGACTAGTTGTCCTTGTAAATGGAACCAATAAACGAGATGTGGTATGTGGATCCATCAAAACAGATGCCACTCTGAATGCGGTCTCCGTGACAGTGCCCATTTTTCTCACGCGTACTG ataagaaccAACAACTAGTCGCCTTTATTCTGGCTCTGGTTATGGCTGCAGTATTTTTTGGGCTCTTCACCATGTCGTGGGTCTATTTTGCCatcagaaacaaaaagaaactgcCCTACATACTCAAGCAAA CTTTTATAAAACCAGTACAGACGGCCCAAGAAGAAGATGCCTGCAGCTGTGGGTTTCCAGAAGAGGAACAAGGAGAGCGTGAAATCATCAAATTCCAATCCGAGCTACATTTGGAGCTGTTTTTAAAAGACTCAAAATAA